The genomic interval ATGGAAAACATAACCCCAAATCCCTTGCTACCCCGCGCCGCCGCTGCTGCCATCGAACGAGCCGCCCGTCTCGCCCCGGTGGTTGTGCTGCTCGGCGCTCGCCAAACCGGCAAGACCACCCTCTTGCGTGCGCTGCCGCTTTTGGAAGGCAGGCCCTATCTCACCCTTGACGACTTCGACCTGCGGATCCAGGCGGCAGAGGAACCGGAGGCGGTAATCGCGCGGGCCCACCGCCTGGTGCTCGATGAGGTGCAACGTGCCCGAGACCTGCTCATCACCGTTAAACGCGCGGTCGATGACGACCCGGAGCGCACCCCGGGACGTTTTATCCTCACCGGCTCGGCCAACCTCCTGATGATGGAGAAAATAAGCGAAACCTTAGCGGGACGGGCGGTCTATGTCACCCTCTGGCCCTTCACCCGGCGCGAGCGTTTGGGGCAGGGCCGCACTGGGGCCTGGAGCGAGTTGCTGACGACGCCATTCTCGGGATGGCGCGAGGTATTAGCTGACCAGAAGAGCCCGGTCGAGGATTGGCGTACTGCCGCAGCTCTCGGTGGCTTACCTGTTCCCGCCTATCGCCTTGCCGGCGCCGAGGAGCGTGCACTCTGGTTTTCCGGCTATGTGCAGACCTATCTGGAACGGGATCTCCAATCCCTCCGGGCAGTTGAGAATCTCGCCGATTTCCGCCGCCTCATGCGCGCGGCCGCTCTGCGCATCGGCAACATCGTCAACCAGACTGAACTGGGGCGCGATGTGGGCATTGCCCAAACTCAGGTCCATCGTTTTCTCAATCTGATGGAAACGAGCTATCAAGCCGTGCGCCTTTCCGCCTACGCCGTAAACCGGACCCAC from Syntrophales bacterium carries:
- a CDS encoding ATP-binding protein — protein: MKIKLRFLKRGAADPPSLPNRIASHCFSTQNRCKIFLDKQKQPPILPTAKSNILSIQFNNLRNNHVKAGWLVRQRLMHPVIKGLHILSKYDYHTCMENITPNPLLPRAAAAAIERAARLAPVVVLLGARQTGKTTLLRALPLLEGRPYLTLDDFDLRIQAAEEPEAVIARAHRLVLDEVQRARDLLITVKRAVDDDPERTPGRFILTGSANLLMMEKISETLAGRAVYVTLWPFTRRERLGQGRTGAWSELLTTPFSGWREVLADQKSPVEDWRTAAALGGLPVPAYRLAGAEERALWFSGYVQTYLERDLQSLRAVENLADFRRLMRAAALRIGNIVNQTELGRDVGIAQTQVHRFLNLMETSYQAVRLSAYAVNRTHRLIKAPKLYWSDTGLALFLAGESEPRGAHLENLVLTDLLAWRDLQARRPEVLYWRTVTGIEVDFVIETPTRLIPIEIKSTARVTPADAKGLEAFLDEYPDLTDGALLLYSGDETFPLTRRVLATPWWKVI